A region of Haloplanus sp. XH21 DNA encodes the following proteins:
- a CDS encoding nitroreductase family protein, translating to MHFDDVIRTRRSVHQYADEDIGDDTLAELFESVRYAPSSFNLQPWEFLVVQGDDLDRLQSVAYGQEHVTDAAAAVVVLGTLDPSDHADRVTADLLEKGYLPDEEAADARLDTIDGLANADSETRRVWTVQSCTLAAMALMHAAWGRGIASCPMGGFDADALHETFDVPTDYEPVLIVTLGYPEDEAADVERPRKFRRPTEEFVHFGEFDPVAAPADASVASDD from the coding sequence ATGCATTTCGACGATGTCATCCGCACCCGCCGATCCGTTCACCAGTACGCCGACGAAGACATCGGCGACGACACGCTCGCCGAACTCTTCGAGAGCGTCCGATACGCGCCCTCCTCGTTCAACCTCCAGCCCTGGGAGTTCCTCGTCGTTCAGGGCGACGACCTCGACCGGTTGCAGTCGGTCGCCTACGGACAGGAACACGTCACCGACGCCGCGGCCGCCGTGGTCGTCCTCGGGACGCTCGACCCGAGCGACCACGCCGACCGCGTCACTGCGGACCTACTGGAGAAAGGCTACCTCCCCGACGAGGAGGCCGCTGACGCGCGTCTCGACACCATCGACGGTCTCGCGAACGCCGACAGCGAGACGCGCCGCGTCTGGACCGTCCAGAGCTGTACGCTCGCCGCGATGGCGCTCATGCACGCGGCCTGGGGGCGGGGCATCGCCTCCTGTCCGATGGGTGGGTTCGACGCCGATGCGCTCCACGAGACGTTCGACGTGCCCACCGACTACGAACCCGTGTTGATCGTCACCCTCGGCTACCCCGAAGACGAAGCCGCCGACGTCGAACGCCCCCGGAAGTTCCGCCGCCCCACCGAGGAGTTCGTCCACTTCGGCGAGTTCGACCCCGTGGCCGCGCCGGCTGACGCCAGCGTCGCCAGCGACGACTAG
- a CDS encoding universal stress protein has protein sequence MPTHILVPFDGSPQAESALTFAVDEWPDASFTLLYVVDPVTSGLGQRALPGSSENWYEHARETGRAQFDEARELVRHPVDTRIEVGKPARVVVDVAEAGPFDHVVVGSHGREGVTRILLGSVAEEVVRRSPVPVTVVR, from the coding sequence ATGCCAACGCACATCCTCGTTCCGTTCGACGGCTCCCCCCAGGCCGAATCGGCGCTGACGTTCGCCGTCGACGAGTGGCCCGACGCGTCCTTCACCCTGCTGTACGTCGTTGACCCCGTCACGTCCGGGCTCGGCCAGCGTGCGCTTCCCGGCAGCAGCGAGAACTGGTACGAACACGCCCGGGAGACGGGTCGAGCGCAGTTCGACGAGGCCCGCGAACTCGTGCGCCACCCCGTCGACACCCGAATCGAGGTGGGAAAGCCCGCACGGGTCGTCGTCGACGTCGCCGAGGCGGGGCCGTTCGACCACGTCGTCGTCGGGAGCCACGGCCGCGAGGGCGTCACCCGCATCTTGCTCGGCAGCGTCGCCGAGGAGGTGGTGCGTCGGTCGCCCGTCCCCGTGACCGTCGTTCGGTAA
- a CDS encoding cupin domain-containing protein: MPERTSLADLDETPHAEVFERRQPRTVRLQLEADERVPRHTHEGTNVVLHLVAGHLELTLDDETYDLDAGDVIRFSGDREVSPRATESSTATVVFAPAET; encoded by the coding sequence ATGCCCGAACGAACCAGTCTCGCAGACCTGGACGAAACGCCACACGCAGAGGTGTTCGAACGGCGGCAACCGCGAACCGTCCGTCTCCAGCTCGAAGCCGACGAACGCGTGCCCCGACACACCCACGAGGGGACGAACGTCGTCCTCCATCTGGTGGCCGGCCACCTCGAACTGACGCTCGACGACGAGACGTACGACCTCGATGCGGGCGACGTGATCCGGTTCAGCGGCGACCGGGAGGTGTCGCCGCGGGCAACCGAGTCGAGTACTGCCACCGTCGTCTTCGCGCCGGCCGAAACGTAG
- a CDS encoding helix-turn-helix transcriptional regulator, translated as MESALSEIEFLALSPNRVAVLRHLAQERRTRTELARETGASQATLGRILRDFEERSWIRRTEGGYVATATGELVAEGFLDLLDIMQTEADLRNVVPYLPTDALGFDLRHLGDATITMPSGTRPNAPVQRLLGFLRDADEARAFSHAFNEGSLTVIEQRVTAGEMTFQGVFSRRAIDAVADDAGLRRRLESLLDASGAALRVREAEIPLAVTTADDMVHLLLRDANGVLQASVDSDADAVRQWADETFERYWAAATPVDREDLPS; from the coding sequence ATGGAGTCGGCGCTGTCGGAAATCGAATTTCTCGCCCTTTCGCCGAACCGGGTGGCTGTGCTCCGGCATCTCGCACAGGAACGGCGGACGCGAACCGAACTGGCACGCGAGACGGGCGCCTCGCAGGCGACGCTCGGGCGGATCCTGCGGGATTTCGAGGAGCGCTCGTGGATCCGGCGGACGGAGGGCGGCTACGTCGCCACCGCCACGGGTGAGCTTGTCGCCGAGGGATTTCTCGACCTGCTCGACATCATGCAGACCGAGGCGGACCTCCGGAACGTGGTGCCGTACCTGCCCACCGACGCCCTCGGGTTCGACCTGCGACACCTGGGTGACGCCACCATCACCATGCCGAGCGGGACACGCCCCAACGCGCCGGTACAGCGCCTCCTGGGCTTCCTGCGCGATGCCGACGAGGCCCGCGCGTTCTCGCACGCGTTCAACGAGGGGAGTCTCACCGTCATCGAGCAGCGCGTCACCGCCGGTGAGATGACGTTTCAGGGGGTGTTCTCCCGCCGTGCCATCGACGCCGTGGCCGACGACGCCGGCCTGCGGCGACGGCTCGAATCGCTGCTCGACGCCAGCGGCGCGGCCCTCCGGGTTCGCGAGGCGGAGATTCCACTAGCAGTGACGACCGCAGACGACATGGTCCATCTGCTCTTGCGGGACGCGAACGGCGTTCTGCAGGCGTCGGTCGACAGCGATGCCGACGCCGTTCGGCAGTGGGCCGACGAGACGTTCGAGCGCTACTGGGCCGCCGCCACGCCCGTCGACCGCGAGGACCTCCCGTCCTGA
- a CDS encoding DMT family transporter: protein MTTASRRALVAFVVTGVLFGGTFVAAKAGLEHFPPLLFVALRFDVAAVALLGYAALTTPRADLVPRTWSDAAGILATGVFAIGLTNALLFVGQEYTTSAVAAIVFSLNPILTPILAAFLLSDERLSLRGVVGMALGVAGVALVVNPDPASFLSGGVGKAILFTGAVSGALGSVLIRRAGGDLSSTVRTAWGLPFGALLCHLLSIGAGESPSAISWTPEAFAALAYVGLFAGAIAYIAYFGLLDTAGAIRANLVFYLVPVVAAVGGWALLGETISTLAVAGFLTIFAGFAVLGSESIDTHRQYRRLAGRVTDRSAETVDPAEEPRGFEAD, encoded by the coding sequence GTGACGACGGCGAGCCGTCGCGCCCTCGTCGCGTTCGTGGTGACGGGCGTCCTCTTCGGTGGGACGTTCGTCGCGGCGAAAGCCGGTCTGGAGCATTTCCCGCCGCTCCTGTTCGTCGCCCTCCGGTTCGACGTGGCAGCGGTCGCACTGCTCGGCTACGCGGCGCTCACGACGCCGCGTGCCGACCTCGTTCCGCGGACCTGGAGCGACGCGGCCGGTATCCTGGCGACGGGCGTGTTCGCCATCGGCCTGACGAACGCCCTCCTGTTCGTGGGCCAGGAGTACACCACCAGTGCCGTCGCCGCCATCGTCTTCAGCCTCAATCCGATCCTGACGCCCATCCTCGCGGCGTTCCTGCTGTCGGACGAACGCCTCTCGCTCCGGGGCGTCGTCGGGATGGCCCTCGGCGTCGCCGGCGTCGCCCTCGTCGTCAACCCCGACCCGGCGAGTTTCTTGAGCGGTGGCGTCGGCAAAGCGATCCTGTTCACCGGCGCAGTCAGCGGTGCGCTCGGCAGCGTCCTCATTCGACGAGCAGGTGGCGACCTATCGAGCACGGTGCGCACCGCCTGGGGGCTTCCGTTCGGGGCGCTTCTCTGTCACCTCCTCAGCATCGGCGCCGGCGAATCCCCCAGTGCGATCAGCTGGACGCCGGAGGCGTTCGCCGCGCTGGCGTACGTCGGCCTCTTCGCCGGTGCCATCGCCTACATCGCCTACTTCGGCCTCCTCGACACCGCGGGCGCGATCAGGGCGAACCTCGTCTTCTATCTCGTCCCGGTCGTCGCGGCGGTCGGCGGCTGGGCGCTCCTCGGCGAGACCATCTCGACGCTGGCCGTCGCCGGCTTCCTCACCATCTTCGCGGGGTTCGCGGTGCTCGGCAGCGAATCGATCGACACGCACCGTCAGTACCGGCGGCTCGCTGGTCGGGTCACTGACCGGTCCGCCGAGACCGTCGACCCCGCCGAGGAACCGCGCGGGTTCGAAGCGGACTGA
- a CDS encoding GNAT family N-acetyltransferase encodes MVTVETPSPDEAGAVADLWVALARDQRRHGSHLRGEANYAAVRASMARHAADGSLTVARDEDGDLVGFVRYGIDSGPLTQDATRGVVRDLFVVPSRRREGVGGTLLDAAESCLRDRGAEVITLDAMARNDDAVRFYERRGYRPHRIEFELEVETDKRSRRDR; translated from the coding sequence ATGGTCACGGTCGAAACGCCGTCGCCGGACGAGGCGGGGGCCGTCGCCGACCTCTGGGTGGCGCTCGCCCGCGATCAGCGCCGGCACGGATCGCATCTCCGCGGCGAGGCGAACTACGCCGCAGTCCGCGCCTCGATGGCTCGCCACGCCGCCGACGGGTCGCTCACGGTCGCCCGCGACGAGGACGGCGATCTCGTCGGGTTCGTTCGGTACGGCATCGACAGCGGGCCGTTGACACAGGACGCCACCCGCGGGGTCGTCCGCGACCTCTTCGTCGTCCCGTCGCGGCGCCGCGAGGGCGTCGGCGGGACCCTCCTCGACGCTGCCGAGTCGTGCCTCCGAGACCGGGGTGCCGAGGTAATCACGCTCGACGCGATGGCCCGCAACGACGACGCCGTTCGCTTCTACGAGCGGCGGGGCTACCGCCCGCATCGGATCGAGTTCGAACTGGAGGTCGAAACCGATAAACGCTCACGGCGGGACCGATAA
- a CDS encoding DUF5785 family protein produces the protein MDWPHDPDGEQGSEGRRKYGHAIVAKKIDEESDFPLDVAAFLDEYGDDPVRIDAETVVPVRDLFEGVDAAEFDDFPTLHQALGESMRANDYWFYEGPEAFVDGA, from the coding sequence ATGGACTGGCCACACGACCCCGACGGCGAGCAGGGGAGCGAGGGCCGGCGAAAGTACGGCCACGCTATCGTCGCCAAGAAAATCGACGAGGAGTCCGACTTCCCGCTCGACGTCGCGGCGTTCCTCGACGAGTATGGCGACGACCCCGTCCGTATCGACGCCGAGACGGTCGTTCCCGTGCGTGACCTCTTCGAGGGCGTCGACGCCGCGGAGTTCGACGACTTCCCCACGCTGCATCAGGCGCTCGGCGAATCGATGCGAGCGAACGACTACTGGTTCTACGAGGGTCCCGAGGCGTTCGTCGACGGCGCCTGA
- a CDS encoding DUF2064 domain-containing protein, with the protein MTTIAVLADPPRAGLVGTELAATSPLTESEAAECYAAALRDVLVAVERSGGDLLVNYRSDDLLPDELVTETESEAAVRALAAAALEDVSDVRFEPQVGSSFDARAGNTVTHLLREEAVNSVAVVDGAAAFLTRPLIDNAAMKLRRSEVVLGPSTRGRTYYAGFTEPVDFADAFQPPAMETLTARARDAGHDVDFIPIQPVIETGADLLDVLPLVNARVDAERIVPTNTAAFLDEVGLRVDYGDDGAHLVRE; encoded by the coding sequence ATGACCACGATCGCCGTGCTTGCCGACCCCCCGCGGGCCGGCCTCGTTGGCACCGAACTCGCGGCGACGAGTCCGCTCACCGAGTCCGAGGCCGCGGAGTGTTACGCAGCGGCCCTCCGTGATGTCCTCGTCGCGGTCGAACGCTCCGGTGGCGACCTGCTCGTCAACTACCGATCCGACGACCTGCTCCCCGACGAACTCGTTACGGAGACGGAGTCGGAAGCGGCCGTCCGGGCGCTCGCGGCCGCCGCGCTCGAGGACGTGAGCGACGTCCGTTTCGAGCCACAGGTCGGATCGTCGTTCGACGCTCGCGCCGGCAACACCGTCACCCACCTCCTGCGGGAGGAGGCGGTCAACTCGGTGGCCGTCGTCGACGGAGCCGCCGCCTTTCTCACTCGCCCGCTGATCGACAACGCGGCGATGAAACTCCGGCGCTCGGAAGTCGTTCTCGGCCCGTCGACGCGCGGCCGGACCTACTACGCCGGCTTCACCGAACCGGTCGACTTCGCGGACGCGTTCCAGCCTCCGGCGATGGAGACGTTGACCGCGCGGGCGCGGGACGCCGGCCACGACGTGGATTTCATCCCCATCCAGCCAGTCATCGAGACGGGCGCCGACCTGCTCGACGTCCTGCCCCTGGTGAACGCCCGCGTCGACGCCGAACGGATCGTCCCCACGAACACCGCGGCGTTTCTCGACGAGGTGGGGCTCCGCGTCGACTACGGCGACGACGGGGCGCACCTGGTCCGGGAGTGA
- a CDS encoding uracil-DNA glycosylase: MDPAQEHPDNPFGMDADCRNCPDLCDERTTVVHGYGDVAADFLFVGGRPGPGADRTGVPFTGDPAGRRLQRILGDLGFSSSPPDADQPELDGAYLTYVTRCRHPERGPTDEEVATCDAYLTADVRMINPEIIVPVGQLALRHVAVEHTTRDASTLDVADCHATTIRGRGFELVPMLDPAEQTDAETAAFVEHVGESVLNRDYRQTKGRSGARD, translated from the coding sequence GTGGATCCAGCACAGGAACACCCCGACAACCCGTTCGGCATGGACGCCGACTGTCGGAACTGTCCGGACCTCTGTGACGAGCGCACGACCGTCGTCCACGGCTACGGCGACGTGGCGGCCGACTTCCTGTTCGTGGGTGGGCGACCCGGTCCCGGTGCGGACCGCACCGGCGTCCCCTTCACGGGCGACCCGGCCGGCCGACGGCTGCAGCGCATTCTCGGCGACCTCGGTTTCTCGTCGTCGCCGCCCGACGCCGACCAGCCGGAACTCGACGGCGCCTACCTCACCTACGTCACCCGGTGTCGGCACCCGGAGCGCGGCCCGACCGACGAGGAGGTCGCCACGTGCGACGCCTATCTCACCGCCGACGTGCGCATGATCAACCCCGAAATCATCGTGCCGGTCGGCCAGTTGGCGCTTCGCCACGTCGCCGTCGAACACACGACCCGCGACGCGTCGACGCTCGACGTCGCGGACTGTCACGCCACGACCATCCGTGGCCGCGGATTCGAACTCGTGCCCATGCTCGATCCGGCCGAGCAGACCGACGCCGAGACGGCGGCCTTCGTCGAGCACGTCGGCGAGTCGGTACTCAACCGCGACTACCGCCAGACCAAGGGGCGAAGCGGTGCGCGGGACTGA
- a CDS encoding Mrp/NBP35 family ATP-binding protein, protein MDEADVRALLRRVEDPDLGDDIVSLGLVNGIAVEGDTAKVSLALGAPYAPRESAIAADIRETLAEAGLSADLTAKLPAGERDDEVLPGVKNIIAVASGKGGVGKSTVAVNLAAGLSKLGARVGLFDTDVYGPNVPRMLGADDPPDATEEDTIIPPERYGVRLISMAYLVGEDDPVIWRGPMVHQVLTQLVDDVEWGELDYLVLDLPPGTGDTQLTILQTLPLTGAVIVTTPEEVAVDDARKGVRMFGKHDTNVLGLVENMSSFVCPDCGSQHDVFGEGGGRSLAETNDIPYLGDLPLDPEIRTGEEPMVLKDDNPTADAFRVVTEEVANNVGAVNRRRVSNR, encoded by the coding sequence ATGGACGAAGCCGACGTACGGGCGCTGCTCCGCCGGGTCGAGGACCCGGACCTCGGCGACGACATCGTGTCGCTCGGCCTGGTCAACGGTATCGCCGTCGAGGGCGACACTGCGAAGGTGTCGCTCGCGCTCGGCGCGCCCTACGCCCCCAGGGAGAGCGCCATCGCCGCCGACATTCGCGAGACGCTCGCCGAAGCCGGCCTCTCGGCCGACCTCACCGCCAAACTCCCGGCCGGCGAGCGCGACGACGAGGTGTTGCCCGGCGTCAAGAACATCATCGCCGTCGCGAGCGGGAAAGGCGGCGTCGGCAAGTCGACCGTGGCGGTCAACCTCGCGGCCGGCCTGTCGAAGCTCGGCGCGCGCGTCGGCCTGTTCGACACCGACGTCTACGGGCCGAACGTCCCGCGGATGCTCGGCGCCGACGACCCGCCCGACGCGACCGAGGAGGACACCATCATCCCGCCGGAGCGCTACGGCGTGCGACTCATCAGCATGGCCTATCTCGTCGGGGAGGACGACCCCGTCATCTGGCGCGGGCCGATGGTGCATCAGGTGCTCACCCAGCTCGTCGACGACGTGGAGTGGGGCGAACTCGACTACCTCGTGCTCGACCTCCCACCCGGCACCGGCGACACCCAACTGACCATCCTGCAGACGTTGCCACTGACCGGCGCCGTCATCGTCACGACGCCCGAGGAGGTCGCCGTCGACGACGCCCGGAAGGGCGTTCGGATGTTCGGCAAACACGACACGAACGTCCTCGGCCTGGTCGAGAACATGAGTTCCTTCGTCTGCCCCGACTGCGGGAGCCAACACGACGTGTTCGGCGAGGGCGGCGGTCGGTCCCTGGCAGAGACCAACGACATTCCCTATCTCGGCGACCTCCCGCTCGATCCCGAGATCAGAACCGGCGAGGAGCCGATGGTGTTGAAAGACGACAACCCGACCGCCGACGCGTTCCGTGTCGTCACCGAGGAGGTCGCCAACAACGTCGGCGCCGTCAACCGGCGGCGCGTCTCGAATCGGTAG
- the moaA gene encoding GTP 3',8-cyclase MoaA, producing the protein MLEDDFGREVSGVRVSLTDRCNFDCVYCHNEGLGDTRGPMEPQDDEMSTDDIVRFLEVAAEFDVDSVKFTGGEPMLRDDLEEIIRRTPDSMEVSMTTNGTYLPGRAEALVDAGLERVNVSQDALDPDEFAEITKSGAYDKVMEGVDAALDAGLAPVKLNMVVFEHTAGYVEGMVDHVAENDGLQLQLIEYMPELTGKPEWNIDIGRVHDWLADIADEIEHREMHDRKRYWVNGGMVEIVDPVENPTFCANCHRVRVTHEGYLKGCLNRNDDLRSMGEMTRDEIRETFRETVANRVPYYGEYMVQNDEGEWEINEEYLGAPTV; encoded by the coding sequence ATGCTGGAGGACGATTTCGGTCGAGAGGTGTCGGGTGTGCGGGTCTCCCTCACCGATCGGTGCAACTTCGACTGTGTCTACTGTCACAACGAGGGGCTCGGTGACACGCGCGGCCCGATGGAACCACAGGACGACGAGATGTCGACCGACGACATCGTTCGGTTCCTCGAGGTCGCCGCGGAGTTCGACGTCGACAGCGTGAAGTTCACCGGCGGCGAGCCGATGCTCCGAGACGACCTGGAGGAGATCATCCGCCGAACGCCCGACTCGATGGAGGTATCGATGACGACCAACGGCACCTATCTCCCCGGCCGGGCCGAGGCGCTCGTCGACGCCGGCCTCGAACGCGTCAACGTCTCCCAGGACGCGCTCGATCCCGACGAGTTCGCCGAGATCACGAAATCGGGGGCCTACGACAAGGTGATGGAGGGTGTCGACGCGGCGCTCGACGCCGGGCTCGCCCCCGTCAAGCTGAACATGGTCGTGTTCGAGCACACCGCGGGCTACGTCGAGGGGATGGTGGACCACGTCGCCGAGAACGACGGGCTGCAGCTCCAGCTCATCGAGTACATGCCCGAACTGACAGGCAAGCCGGAGTGGAACATCGACATCGGTCGCGTCCACGACTGGCTGGCGGACATCGCCGACGAAATCGAGCACCGCGAGATGCACGACCGCAAGCGCTACTGGGTCAACGGCGGCATGGTCGAGATCGTCGACCCCGTCGAGAACCCGACGTTCTGTGCCAACTGCCACCGGGTTCGCGTCACCCACGAGGGCTACCTCAAGGGCTGTCTCAACCGCAACGACGACCTCCGGTCGATGGGCGAGATGACCCGCGACGAGATCCGCGAGACCTTCCGCGAGACGGTCGCCAACCGCGTCCCCTACTACGGCGAGTACATGGTCCAGAACGACGAGGGCGAGTGGGAGATCAACGAGGAGTATCTCGGCGCCCCGACGGTCTGA
- a CDS encoding 30S ribosomal protein S13, which translates to MSAEEPQDGSPEDDEDLRYFVRIGQTDLDGTKAVERSLTDMNGIGKRTARIVADAADVDRTATFGRLDDDEIDRVIEVVEHFDDEVPEWMVNRRNDFFTGESDHRTGSELSQTRTQDINRMKMIDCYRGVRHKRGQKVRGQRTKSTGRTEGTIGVNVEAIKEDMAEEAAEEEE; encoded by the coding sequence ATGAGTGCAGAAGAACCACAGGACGGCTCCCCCGAGGACGACGAAGACCTTCGGTACTTCGTCCGAATCGGCCAGACCGACCTCGACGGGACGAAGGCCGTCGAGCGGAGCCTCACCGACATGAACGGCATCGGCAAGCGCACGGCGCGCATCGTCGCCGACGCGGCCGACGTGGATCGAACCGCCACGTTCGGGCGCCTCGACGACGACGAAATCGACCGCGTGATCGAGGTCGTAGAGCACTTCGACGACGAGGTTCCGGAGTGGATGGTCAACCGGCGAAACGACTTCTTCACCGGCGAGAGTGACCACCGCACCGGCTCCGAACTCAGCCAGACGCGCACGCAGGACATCAATCGGATGAAGATGATCGACTGCTACCGCGGCGTCCGGCACAAGCGCGGACAGAAGGTGCGCGGCCAGCGGACGAAGTCCACCGGCCGCACCGAAGGCACCATCGGCGTCAACGTCGAGGCCATCAAGGAAGACATGGCCGAAGAAGCAGCTGAGGAAGAAGAATGA
- a CDS encoding 30S ribosomal protein S4 has protein sequence MTTGKNTKFYETPNHPYQGERIAEEADLLGRYGLKNKQELWRSQSELRSMRREARRLLGEAQGDVEVAGEAGSEFVARLQRLGILGSEDDISDVLSLEVTDLLERRLQTVVYRKGLANTPHQARQFVNHGHITVDGARVQRPSKKVEVDEQDAVAFDETSPLADELHPERAEAQE, from the coding sequence ATGACGACCGGCAAGAACACCAAGTTCTACGAGACGCCGAACCACCCGTACCAGGGCGAGCGCATCGCCGAGGAGGCCGACCTCCTCGGGCGCTACGGCCTGAAGAACAAGCAGGAACTCTGGCGGTCGCAGTCCGAACTGCGATCGATGCGCCGCGAGGCGCGACGCCTGCTTGGCGAGGCCCAGGGCGATGTCGAGGTCGCGGGCGAGGCAGGCAGCGAGTTCGTCGCCCGCCTCCAGCGGCTCGGCATCCTCGGGAGCGAGGACGACATCAGCGACGTCCTGTCGCTGGAAGTGACGGACCTGCTCGAACGACGGCTGCAGACGGTCGTCTACCGGAAGGGGCTGGCAAACACGCCCCATCAGGCCCGTCAGTTCGTCAACCACGGCCACATCACGGTCGACGGCGCGCGCGTCCAGCGCCCGTCGAAGAAAGTGGAGGTCGACGAGCAGGACGCCGTCGCGTTCGACGAGACGAGTCCGCTCGCCGACGAACTCCATCCTGAACGCGCGGAGGCCCAAGAATGA
- a CDS encoding 30S ribosomal protein S11 → MSAEEQESKWGIAHVHASFNNTLITITDQTGAETLAKSSGGTVVKQNRDEASPYAAMQMAEVVAEEALDAGVEGVHVRVRGPGGNDNKSPGPGAQATIRALARAGLEIGRIEDVTPMPHDGTRAPKNSRL, encoded by the coding sequence ATGAGTGCTGAAGAACAAGAGAGCAAGTGGGGCATCGCCCACGTCCACGCATCGTTCAACAACACCCTCATCACCATCACGGATCAGACGGGAGCCGAAACCCTCGCCAAGTCGAGCGGTGGAACCGTCGTGAAGCAGAACCGCGACGAAGCATCGCCGTACGCCGCGATGCAGATGGCCGAAGTGGTCGCCGAGGAAGCCCTCGACGCCGGCGTCGAGGGCGTGCACGTTCGCGTGCGCGGTCCCGGGGGCAACGACAACAAGTCCCCCGGGCCGGGCGCACAGGCGACGATCCGAGCGCTGGCCCGTGCCGGGCTCGAAATCGGCCGCATCGAGGACGTAACGCCGATGCCACACGACGGCACCCGCGCGCCGAAAAACAGCCGCCTCTAA
- a CDS encoding DNA-directed RNA polymerase subunit D translates to MVADFDVEFIERDDRNARFLVRGATPALANGIRRAMIADVPTFSIDTVRFVENSSVMFDEMIALRLGLVPLTTPLDDFEEGDEVTLALDVDGPATAYSGDIETSDEMVEPADDNVPVIELKEQQRIELEADAVLDSGREHAKHQGGVAVGYRHLQRIEVVGDAGEFDEQEPNILRGVIETEDGELVATSEFDHDLTNRYPDKEIEVHDVSDAFVFHVETDGSFSVEELVTRAAESIGDRAAELETKVAA, encoded by the coding sequence ATGGTAGCCGACTTCGACGTCGAGTTCATCGAACGAGACGACCGGAACGCACGCTTCCTCGTGCGAGGAGCCACGCCGGCGCTCGCCAACGGCATCCGCCGGGCGATGATCGCCGACGTGCCGACCTTCTCCATCGACACCGTTCGGTTCGTGGAGAACTCGTCGGTGATGTTCGACGAGATGATCGCGCTGCGTCTGGGGCTGGTGCCGCTGACGACCCCCCTCGACGACTTCGAGGAGGGCGACGAAGTGACGCTGGCGCTAGACGTCGACGGCCCGGCAACGGCCTACTCGGGCGACATCGAGACGTCCGACGAGATGGTCGAACCGGCCGACGACAACGTCCCGGTCATCGAACTCAAAGAGCAACAGCGGATCGAACTCGAGGCGGACGCCGTACTCGACAGCGGTCGGGAACACGCCAAACATCAGGGCGGCGTGGCCGTCGGCTACCGCCATCTCCAGCGCATCGAAGTCGTCGGCGACGCCGGCGAGTTCGACGAGCAGGAGCCGAACATCCTTCGCGGGGTCATCGAGACGGAGGACGGCGAACTCGTCGCGACAAGCGAGTTCGACCACGACCTCACGAACCGGTATCCCGACAAGGAAATCGAGGTACACGACGTGTCCGACGCGTTCGTCTTCCACGTGGAAACGGACGGGTCGTTCAGCGTCGAGGAACTGGTCACGCGCGCCGCCGAATCCATCGGCGACCGCGCGGCGGAACTAGAAACGAAAGTCGCAGCTTAG
- a CDS encoding 50S ribosomal protein L18e: MSKTNPRLNSLIAELKAVARESGANVWQDVATRLEKPRRTHAEVNLGQIERYAREDETVVVPGKVLGSGVLEKNVTVAAVDFSSTARTKIEQVGDAVTLDRIAEQNPEGSNVRVIR; this comes from the coding sequence ATGAGTAAGACGAATCCGAGACTCAATAGTCTCATCGCCGAGTTGAAGGCGGTCGCGCGCGAATCCGGCGCCAACGTCTGGCAGGATGTCGCGACCCGCCTGGAGAAGCCACGGCGCACCCACGCGGAGGTCAACCTCGGGCAGATCGAACGATACGCCCGAGAGGACGAGACCGTCGTCGTGCCCGGCAAGGTGCTGGGCAGCGGTGTGCTCGAAAAGAACGTAACCGTCGCCGCTGTCGACTTCTCGTCGACGGCGCGCACGAAGATCGAACAGGTCGGTGACGCCGTGACGCTGGATCGGATCGCCGAACAGAACCCCGAAGGCTCCAACGTGCGGGTGATCCGATGA